In Pseudoxanthomonas indica, the following are encoded in one genomic region:
- the rpmB gene encoding 50S ribosomal protein L28, which produces MSRVCQVTGKRVQTGNNVSHANNKTRRRFLPNLHERRFWVASENRWIKLKVSAHALRTIDKNGIDSVLAELRARGEKV; this is translated from the coding sequence ATGTCCCGCGTATGCCAAGTGACCGGCAAGCGTGTGCAGACGGGTAACAACGTCTCCCACGCCAACAACAAGACCCGTCGTCGTTTCCTGCCCAACCTGCATGAGCGTCGTTTCTGGGTTGCCAGCGAAAACCGCTGGATCAAGCTGAAAGTTTCCGCGCATGCACTGCGCACCATCGACAAGAACGGCATCGACTCCGTTCTGGCCGAGCTGCGCGCCCGCGGCGAAAAGGTCTGA
- a CDS encoding glycosyltransferase family 2 protein, giving the protein MTAAQPQLSVVVPVFNERDNVAPLVNEITAALRGVVDFEIVYVDDHSRDDTAAVLQALKAQVPELRVLHHVQQSGQSTAIRNGVKAARGAWIATLDGDGQNDPADISKLIAARDGGGVQTKLYAGWRVNRQDSGSKRWASRWANAIRSRMLRDDTPDTGCGIKLFEREAFLDLPYFDHMHRYLPALMQRAGWQTVSVPVHHRHRTAGVSKYNNLNRALVGIRDLRGVAWLITRSKRTAVREL; this is encoded by the coding sequence ATGACCGCCGCCCAGCCCCAGCTCTCCGTCGTCGTCCCCGTCTTCAATGAGCGCGACAATGTCGCGCCGCTGGTCAACGAGATCACCGCCGCCCTGCGCGGCGTGGTGGATTTCGAAATTGTCTATGTCGATGACCATTCCCGCGACGACACCGCCGCGGTCCTGCAGGCGCTGAAGGCGCAGGTGCCCGAGCTGCGCGTGCTCCACCACGTGCAGCAGAGCGGCCAGAGCACCGCCATCCGCAACGGAGTCAAGGCTGCGCGCGGCGCCTGGATCGCCACCCTCGATGGCGATGGCCAGAATGACCCGGCCGACATTTCCAAGCTGATCGCCGCGCGGGATGGCGGCGGCGTGCAGACCAAGCTCTATGCCGGTTGGCGCGTCAACCGCCAGGACAGCGGCAGCAAGCGCTGGGCCAGCCGCTGGGCCAATGCGATCCGCTCGCGCATGCTGCGCGATGACACCCCCGATACCGGTTGCGGGATCAAGCTGTTCGAGCGCGAGGCCTTCCTGGATCTGCCCTACTTCGATCACATGCACCGCTACCTGCCGGCGTTGATGCAGCGTGCCGGCTGGCAGACCGTCAGCGTGCCGGTCCACCACCGCCACCGCACCGCCGGCGTGTCGAAGTACAACAACCTCAATCGCGCGCTGGTCGGCATCCGCGACCTGCGTGGCGTGGCCTGGCTGATCACCCGCAGCAAACGCACCGCCGTGCGGGAGCTGTAA
- a CDS encoding lipid-A-disaccharide synthase N-terminal domain-containing protein: MEPHWLNQPIEALFWTGLHVTGWKLIGYTGALMFGGRWLVQFIASRRAGKPVIPRLFWYMSVIGSLMTLSYFLFSAKQDSVGVLQNLFPAFTALYSLYLDIKHRGWKRDKAAH; this comes from the coding sequence GTGGAACCGCACTGGCTCAACCAGCCCATCGAAGCACTGTTCTGGACCGGTCTGCACGTCACCGGTTGGAAGCTGATCGGCTACACCGGCGCGCTGATGTTCGGGGGGCGCTGGCTGGTCCAGTTCATCGCCTCGCGCCGCGCCGGCAAGCCGGTGATCCCGCGGCTGTTCTGGTACATGAGCGTGATCGGCAGCCTGATGACCTTGAGCTACTTCCTGTTCTCGGCCAAGCAGGACTCGGTGGGCGTGTTGCAGAACCTGTTTCCTGCGTTCACCGCGCTCTACAGCCTGTACCTGGACATCAAGCACCGCGGCTGGAAGCGCGACAAGGCCGCACACTGA
- a CDS encoding TolC family protein, with amino-acid sequence MWLRMTAVAVLAAVPGLCAWAGTPLSLDDAFARVSRQHPALQLIDAEREQLAAEADAAALRPAMQLGLEVENAFGRGELQGLDRAEITLSLAGVLERGGKAQARQALADQRLRALTWQGQAQRLDMLAETARRYLAVCLAQEQLALAGQDIDQRKRTVAAARLRFQAGASPESVLLTAQAALARAELEQDRQRLQLQVARRHLALLWGQADADFDRVSGRMLALPAIADFEQIAAHLRNAPELAQLADRRRIAEARLQLARSERATDVSWQLGVRRLQENGDSGLVASLTVPLGSAARAAPGIRGAQAELGMLEVQREVEAFSLQATLADAHGRYRIAQAEVQALRTQVSPRLQQAERAAERAYRAGALSYLEWAQLQGELAAARRQQHDAAFEAQRALIEIQRLTGQSFVLAAGDAGDTP; translated from the coding sequence ATGTGGTTGCGAATGACGGCGGTTGCCGTCCTGGCAGCCGTGCCCGGCCTGTGCGCCTGGGCCGGTACGCCTTTGAGCCTGGACGACGCGTTTGCGCGCGTATCCCGGCAACATCCCGCCTTGCAGTTGATCGATGCCGAACGTGAGCAATTGGCTGCCGAAGCCGATGCGGCCGCCTTGCGGCCGGCGATGCAACTTGGCCTGGAGGTGGAGAACGCTTTTGGCCGGGGCGAATTGCAGGGCCTGGACCGCGCTGAAATAACCCTGAGTCTGGCCGGCGTGCTGGAACGCGGCGGCAAGGCGCAGGCCCGGCAGGCACTGGCGGATCAACGCCTGCGTGCGTTGACGTGGCAGGGCCAGGCGCAGCGCCTGGACATGCTGGCCGAAACCGCGCGTCGTTATCTGGCGGTGTGTCTTGCGCAGGAGCAGCTGGCGCTGGCTGGCCAGGACATCGATCAGCGCAAGCGCACGGTGGCCGCCGCGCGCCTGCGCTTCCAGGCCGGTGCGTCGCCCGAGTCGGTCCTGCTGACCGCGCAGGCCGCGCTGGCGCGCGCCGAACTGGAACAGGATCGCCAGCGCCTGCAGTTGCAGGTCGCCCGTCGCCACCTGGCGTTGTTGTGGGGACAGGCCGATGCCGATTTCGATCGCGTCAGCGGCCGGATGCTGGCGTTGCCGGCGATTGCCGACTTCGAGCAGATTGCCGCGCACCTGCGCAATGCACCCGAGTTGGCACAACTGGCGGATCGGCGTCGCATCGCCGAAGCGCGCCTGCAACTGGCACGCAGCGAACGCGCCACCGACGTGTCCTGGCAGTTGGGTGTGCGCCGCTTGCAGGAGAACGGCGACAGCGGCCTGGTCGCCAGCCTGACCGTACCGCTGGGCAGCGCGGCGCGCGCCGCACCCGGCATTCGCGGTGCGCAGGCGGAGCTGGGAATGCTGGAAGTACAGCGCGAGGTGGAAGCCTTCTCGCTGCAGGCCACCCTGGCCGACGCGCACGGCCGCTATCGGATCGCACAAGCGGAAGTGCAGGCGCTGCGCACGCAGGTCTCGCCACGCTTGCAGCAAGCCGAACGCGCCGCCGAGCGCGCCTACCGCGCCGGTGCGCTCAGTTATCTGGAATGGGCGCAGCTGCAGGGCGAATTGGCGGCCGCACGTCGCCAGCAGCATGACGCCGCGTTTGAAGCCCAGCGCGCCCTTATCGAAATCCAGCGCCTGACCGGCCAGTCGTTCGTCCTGGCGGCAGGCGATGCAGGAGACACCCCATGA
- a CDS encoding efflux RND transporter permease subunit, with the protein MLETLIRTAIARRWLVLALTLLLVAIGVASFRQLPIDATPDITNVQVQINTEAEGYSPLEAEQRVTNPLETALAGLPGLDYTRSLSRYGLSQVTVVFKDGTDLYFARQQVAERLQAVRSQLPPGLEPAMGPVSTGMGEILMYTLDAAPDARKADGTRWTATDLRGLQDWVIRPQLRNVPGVTEVNTLGGYARQIHVTPDPARLVSLGLTLQDLVDALESNNRNLGAGYLERNGQQWLVRVPGQVADSAAIAGIVLARREGVPITIGDVAQVGDGAELRNGAATQDGHEVVMGTVFMLKGANSREVAEAAARRLAEAGKGLPAGITATPVYDRTVLVDRTIRTVAKNLIEGALLVVLVLFLLLGNVRAAVITAAVIPLSMLFTVTGMARGGVSGNLMSLGALDFGLIVDGAVIIIENCLRRFAELQRQHGRVLSDEERREVAASATAEVIRPSLFGLGIITAVYLPIFALTGVEGKMFHPMAITVVLALTGAMLLSLSFVPAAVAMFLRGEVREHDTPVMRWSRRVYTPVLAWTLRWRRAVFAATAVLVLLCTALATRLGSEFVPSLDEGDIALHAMRIPGTSLSQALHMQATLEARLRQFPEVQRVFGKLGTAEVATDPMPPSVADTFVMLKPRTAWPDPRKPKAQLVAEMQAAVALLPGNAYEFTQPIQMRMNELISGVRADVAIKVQGDDLDTLLRLARQVESVARQVPGAADVSLEATTGLPVLSIVPDRQALARYGLNAGDVQDTVSAAVGGAVAGTLFEGDRRYDIVVRLPEALRQDPAALLDLPIPLRAVDAPDEASRAATWLAEARTVPLREVAQIRRALGPNQINREDGKRRVVVTANVRGRDLGGFVGELRQRLDAQVTLPTGYWLAYGGSFEQLISASQRLAVVVPLTLTLIAALLYWAFGSARDAAIVFSGVPLALTGGVLALAVRGIPLSISAGVGFIALSGVAVLNGLVMISFIRRLRLDGMSLDQAVVEGALGRLRPVLMTALVASLGFLPMALNVGAGSEVQRPLATVVIGGIVSSTLLTLCLLPALYRAWHGWTRDRRPPTSIA; encoded by the coding sequence ATGCTCGAGACACTGATTCGTACCGCCATCGCGCGGCGCTGGCTGGTGCTGGCGCTGACCCTGCTGCTGGTCGCCATCGGCGTGGCCAGCTTCCGTCAACTTCCCATCGATGCCACCCCGGACATCACCAATGTCCAGGTGCAGATCAACACTGAAGCCGAAGGCTACTCGCCGCTGGAAGCCGAGCAGCGCGTGACCAATCCGCTGGAAACCGCCCTGGCCGGACTGCCGGGCCTGGATTACACGCGCTCGTTGTCGCGCTATGGCCTGTCGCAGGTCACGGTGGTGTTCAAGGACGGCACCGATCTGTACTTCGCCCGCCAGCAGGTGGCCGAACGCCTGCAAGCGGTGCGTTCGCAACTGCCGCCTGGGCTGGAACCGGCGATGGGCCCGGTCAGCACCGGCATGGGCGAGATTCTGATGTACACGCTCGACGCCGCGCCGGACGCACGCAAAGCGGACGGCACGCGCTGGACCGCCACCGATCTGCGCGGCCTGCAGGATTGGGTAATCCGACCACAGCTGCGCAACGTGCCCGGCGTCACCGAGGTCAACACGCTCGGTGGTTACGCCCGGCAGATCCACGTCACCCCGGATCCGGCGCGGCTGGTGTCGCTGGGTCTGACCCTGCAGGACTTGGTGGATGCCCTGGAAAGCAACAACCGCAACCTCGGCGCCGGCTACCTGGAGCGCAATGGCCAGCAATGGCTGGTGCGGGTACCGGGCCAGGTGGCCGACAGCGCCGCGATCGCCGGGATCGTCTTGGCGCGACGCGAAGGCGTGCCGATCACGATCGGCGACGTGGCCCAGGTGGGTGATGGCGCCGAGCTTCGCAATGGCGCGGCGACCCAGGACGGGCACGAAGTGGTGATGGGCACGGTGTTCATGCTCAAGGGCGCCAACAGCCGCGAGGTGGCAGAGGCGGCTGCGCGGCGTCTGGCCGAAGCAGGCAAGGGCCTGCCGGCCGGCATCACCGCCACGCCGGTGTACGACCGCACCGTGCTGGTCGATCGCACCATCCGCACCGTCGCCAAGAACCTGATCGAGGGCGCGCTGCTGGTGGTGCTGGTGTTGTTCCTGTTGCTGGGCAATGTGCGCGCGGCGGTGATCACGGCGGCGGTGATTCCGCTGTCGATGCTGTTCACCGTGACCGGCATGGCCCGCGGCGGCGTGTCGGGCAATCTGATGAGCCTGGGTGCGCTCGACTTCGGTCTGATCGTCGATGGCGCGGTGATCATCATCGAGAACTGCCTGCGCCGCTTTGCCGAACTGCAGCGTCAGCATGGCCGCGTGCTCAGTGATGAGGAACGCCGCGAGGTGGCCGCCAGCGCCACCGCCGAAGTGATTCGCCCCAGTTTGTTCGGCCTGGGCATCATCACCGCGGTGTATCTGCCGATCTTCGCGCTCACCGGGGTGGAAGGAAAAATGTTCCACCCGATGGCCATCACGGTAGTGCTGGCGCTGACCGGCGCGATGCTGCTGTCGCTGAGTTTCGTACCGGCGGCGGTGGCCATGTTCCTGCGTGGCGAGGTGCGCGAACACGACACGCCGGTGATGCGCTGGTCGCGCAGGGTCTATACCCCCGTGCTGGCCTGGACCTTGCGCTGGCGGCGGGCCGTGTTCGCGGCCACGGCCGTGCTGGTGCTGTTGTGCACGGCCCTGGCCACGCGCCTGGGCAGCGAGTTCGTCCCCAGCCTGGACGAAGGCGACATCGCCCTGCACGCGATGCGCATCCCCGGCACCAGCCTGAGCCAGGCACTGCACATGCAGGCGACGCTGGAAGCGCGTCTGCGCCAGTTCCCGGAAGTGCAGCGGGTGTTTGGCAAGCTGGGCACCGCCGAAGTCGCCACCGATCCGATGCCGCCTTCGGTGGCCGACACCTTCGTCATGCTCAAGCCGCGCACGGCATGGCCGGACCCGCGCAAACCCAAGGCGCAACTGGTGGCCGAGATGCAGGCCGCCGTGGCGCTGCTGCCGGGCAATGCCTACGAGTTCACCCAACCGATCCAGATGCGCATGAACGAGTTGATCTCCGGCGTGCGTGCCGACGTTGCCATCAAGGTGCAGGGCGATGACCTGGACACCCTGCTGCGACTGGCGCGCCAGGTGGAGTCGGTGGCCAGGCAGGTGCCGGGCGCCGCCGATGTCAGTCTGGAAGCCACTACCGGATTGCCGGTTCTGAGCATCGTCCCCGACCGCCAGGCGCTGGCCCGCTACGGCTTGAATGCCGGCGATGTGCAGGACACCGTCAGCGCGGCGGTGGGCGGCGCGGTGGCGGGGACGCTGTTCGAAGGTGATCGTCGCTACGACATCGTCGTGCGCCTGCCCGAAGCCTTGCGCCAGGATCCGGCCGCGCTGCTGGATCTGCCCATCCCCCTGCGCGCGGTCGACGCGCCGGACGAAGCCAGCCGTGCCGCCACCTGGCTGGCCGAAGCGCGCACGGTGCCGCTGCGCGAGGTGGCGCAGATCCGGCGGGCGCTGGGCCCCAACCAGATCAATCGCGAGGACGGCAAGCGCCGCGTGGTGGTCACGGCCAATGTGCGCGGGCGCGATCTGGGCGGCTTTGTCGGCGAGCTGCGCCAGCGCCTGGACGCGCAGGTGACCCTGCCCACCGGCTACTGGCTGGCCTACGGCGGCAGCTTCGAGCAGTTGATCTCGGCCAGCCAGCGGCTGGCGGTGGTGGTGCCGTTGACCCTGACGCTGATTGCCGCCCTGCTCTATTGGGCCTTCGGCTCGGCGCGCGACGCGGCCATCGTGTTCAGCGGCGTGCCGCTGGCGCTGACCGGGGGCGTGCTGGCCCTGGCCGTGCGCGGCATCCCCCTGTCGATCTCGGCGGGGGTGGGCTTCATCGCCCTGTCCGGCGTGGCGGTGCTGAACGGGCTGGTGATGATCAGCTTCATCCGGCGCCTGCGCCTGGATGGCATGTCGCTGGACCAGGCCGTGGTCGAAGGCGCCCTGGGCCGGCTGCGGCCGGTGCTGATGACCGCGCTGGTGGCCTCGCTGGGCTTCCTGCCGATGGCCCTCAACGTCGGTGCCGGCTCGGAAGTCCAGCGCCCCCTGGCCACGGTGGTAATCGGCGGCATTGTCTCCTCGACCCTGCTGACCCTGTGCCTGCTGCCGGCCTTGTACCGGGCCTGGCACGGATGGACCCGGGATAGGCGCCCTCCGACGTCGATTGCCTGA
- the rpmG gene encoding 50S ribosomal protein L33 has protein sequence MASKRDKIRLISSANTGHFYTTDKNKKNTPGKMEIKKYDPVVRKHVIYKEGKIK, from the coding sequence ATGGCATCCAAGCGCGACAAGATCCGTCTGATTTCCTCGGCCAACACCGGCCATTTCTACACGACGGACAAGAACAAGAAGAACACCCCGGGCAAGATGGAAATCAAGAAGTACGACCCGGTCGTGCGCAAGCACGTGATCTACAAGGAAGGCAAGATCAAGTAA
- a CDS encoding FAD/NAD(P)-binding protein, producing MTSANAGLAHDIAIVGGGAAGVLVAIQLLRQARKPLRIALLEPQPVLAQGVAYATPYPEHVLNVPAQKMSALPDQPDDFLDFVAADDADERARLAPAFLERRRYGDYLRARLAEAMVTSTATLEHVQQSVVTLHRHAGRLHLGLQDGSSLECARVVLAVGNRPRPLPARGASSLAPGALTGAWDFEAVRAIPQDASLCIVGSGLSMVDAVLSFVATGHRGRIQVLSRHGWWPQPHAAAAKLDFDAGQLMSLGLRARLRVLRRAARKAMAAGQPWQALMETLRPHGQALWASLSAADQRRFLRHLVRLWDVHRHRIASDVHARMQTLIDSGQLRVHRGRLDAVMQSGRCVRVAAVTRAGKELHFDVDHVINATGVELRVPTMRNALLTQMLGDGLLQPGPHGIGVATVGDGQVLDAHGQVQDDVVALGSLRVGDLWESTAIPELRGQAEHAARVLLA from the coding sequence ATGACCAGCGCCAACGCGGGCCTCGCCCATGACATCGCCATCGTCGGGGGAGGAGCCGCCGGCGTGCTCGTGGCCATTCAATTGCTGCGCCAGGCGCGCAAGCCGTTGCGCATTGCCTTGCTGGAGCCGCAGCCGGTGCTTGCCCAGGGCGTGGCCTATGCCACGCCTTATCCCGAGCACGTCTTGAACGTGCCCGCGCAGAAGATGAGCGCGCTGCCGGATCAACCGGACGACTTTCTCGATTTTGTCGCCGCTGACGATGCGGACGAACGCGCCCGGCTTGCACCGGCGTTCCTGGAACGTCGCCGCTATGGCGACTATCTGCGCGCCCGCCTGGCCGAGGCCATGGTGACCAGCACCGCGACGCTGGAACACGTGCAACAGTCGGTGGTCACGCTGCACAGGCACGCCGGCCGGCTGCATCTGGGTCTGCAGGATGGCAGCTCCCTGGAGTGCGCGCGCGTGGTGCTGGCGGTGGGCAACCGCCCACGTCCGCTGCCGGCGCGTGGTGCATCGTCGCTGGCGCCGGGCGCACTGACCGGGGCGTGGGATTTCGAGGCCGTGCGCGCCATTCCGCAGGATGCCAGCCTGTGCATCGTGGGGTCCGGTCTGAGCATGGTCGATGCCGTGCTGAGTTTCGTCGCCACCGGGCATCGTGGCCGCATCCAAGTGTTGTCACGCCACGGCTGGTGGCCGCAGCCGCATGCCGCCGCGGCCAAGCTGGACTTCGACGCGGGCCAGCTGATGTCGCTGGGCCTGCGGGCGCGGTTGCGCGTGTTGCGCCGGGCCGCACGCAAGGCGATGGCCGCCGGTCAGCCCTGGCAGGCGTTGATGGAAACGCTGCGACCGCACGGTCAGGCCCTGTGGGCGAGCTTGTCCGCGGCCGATCAACGTCGCTTCCTGCGGCACCTGGTGCGCCTGTGGGACGTGCATCGTCATCGCATCGCCAGCGACGTGCATGCGCGCATGCAGACGTTGATCGACAGTGGCCAGCTGCGCGTGCATCGCGGCCGCCTGGATGCGGTGATGCAATCCGGCCGTTGCGTGCGCGTGGCGGCGGTGACCCGTGCCGGCAAGGAATTGCACTTCGACGTTGATCATGTGATCAACGCCACCGGTGTGGAATTGCGCGTGCCGACCATGCGCAATGCCCTGCTCACCCAGATGCTCGGCGATGGCTTGCTGCAGCCGGGCCCGCATGGCATCGGCGTGGCCACCGTCGGCGATGGCCAGGTCCTGGACGCACACGGGCAGGTGCAGGACGACGTGGTCGCGCTGGGCAGCCTGCGCGTGGGCGATCTGTGGGAAAGCACCGCCATACCGGAATTGCGCGGCCAGGCCGAGCACGCCGCCCGCGTCCTGCTGGCGTAG
- the cls gene encoding cardiolipin synthase, producing the protein MDWSAGTAFLIVDWLIRLAALLWIPSRTSPAAARSWMLLVGFVPLFGLPAYLLLGHPWLSRQRIERQARANQVIREEQQPLRALRWQPDGGVAAEMAPLVETQGAFMPVHGNAVHLWGEYDASLEALIGAIDSAQSRVHLLYYLMFDDPVGDSIAAALARAAQRGVTCRLLLDAVGAKRGLRRYRRSLMQAGVQVHELLPGGLRWRRSGRMDLRNHRKIAVIDGQIGFVGSQNLASADFIAGYPNRELVAQVRGPVVSHLDAVFASDWYIETGERLHVENEQPTCADDVPAQLLPSGPAYPFENARDAVNALIHLAKRRIVLATPYFVPDDATLSALRIAALSGVQVQLILSARNNQRLTAWAQESYYAELLACGVDIALYEPRFLHAKHLSVDEDVVLVGSINLDIRSFALNAEIGLLCYDARLVAELRALEAEYLRQSRHVSAQEWARRPAWRRSRDGIARLADSLM; encoded by the coding sequence ATGGACTGGTCCGCTGGCACCGCCTTCCTGATCGTCGACTGGCTGATCCGCCTGGCCGCGTTGTTGTGGATACCCAGCCGCACCTCGCCGGCCGCCGCACGCAGCTGGATGTTGCTGGTCGGCTTCGTGCCGCTGTTCGGCCTGCCGGCTTACCTGTTGCTGGGCCATCCGTGGTTGTCGCGCCAGCGCATCGAGCGGCAGGCGCGCGCCAACCAGGTCATCCGCGAAGAACAGCAACCCCTGCGCGCGCTGCGCTGGCAGCCCGATGGCGGAGTGGCGGCGGAAATGGCGCCGCTGGTGGAAACCCAGGGTGCGTTCATGCCGGTGCACGGCAACGCGGTCCATCTGTGGGGCGAATACGACGCCTCGCTCGAGGCCCTGATCGGCGCCATCGACAGCGCGCAATCGCGCGTGCACCTGCTCTACTACCTGATGTTCGATGACCCCGTGGGGGACAGCATCGCCGCTGCGCTCGCGCGTGCCGCGCAACGCGGGGTGACCTGCCGGTTGTTGCTGGATGCGGTTGGCGCCAAGCGCGGCCTGCGCCGCTATCGGCGTTCGCTGATGCAGGCGGGCGTGCAGGTGCACGAACTGCTGCCGGGTGGCCTGCGCTGGCGACGCAGTGGCCGCATGGACCTGCGCAACCACCGCAAGATCGCCGTCATCGACGGACAGATCGGATTCGTCGGTTCGCAGAACCTGGCCAGCGCCGATTTCATTGCCGGCTATCCCAACCGCGAACTGGTGGCACAGGTGCGCGGCCCCGTCGTTTCGCATCTGGATGCGGTGTTCGCCAGCGACTGGTACATCGAAACGGGCGAGCGCCTGCATGTGGAGAACGAGCAGCCGACCTGCGCCGATGATGTGCCCGCGCAGTTGCTGCCCAGCGGCCCGGCGTATCCGTTCGAGAATGCGCGCGATGCGGTCAACGCGCTGATCCATCTGGCCAAGCGACGGATCGTGCTGGCCACCCCCTACTTCGTTCCCGATGACGCCACCCTCAGCGCCTTGCGGATTGCCGCCCTGTCCGGCGTGCAGGTGCAGTTGATCCTGTCGGCACGCAACAACCAGCGCCTGACCGCATGGGCGCAGGAGTCCTACTACGCCGAGCTGCTTGCGTGCGGCGTGGATATCGCCCTGTACGAACCGCGCTTCCTGCACGCCAAGCATTTGAGCGTGGATGAGGACGTGGTGCTGGTCGGCTCCATCAATCTGGACATCCGCTCATTCGCCTTGAATGCCGAGATTGGCCTGCTGTGCTACGACGCGCGCCTGGTAGCCGAGTTGCGTGCACTGGAAGCGGAGTATTTGCGCCAGTCACGCCACGTGTCGGCGCAGGAGTGGGCGCGACGACCTGCCTGGCGCCGCAGTCGCGACGGCATTGCGCGCCTGGCCGACTCGTTGATGTAA
- a CDS encoding efflux RND transporter periplasmic adaptor subunit, whose product MKTLLTVILLPVLLLALAACGEGGKTPTHDHADDDGKAHAAGEGEGGHEETSDEHASTRIARAIADQSGIRTAAVAAGEIADEHEVQGLLTPIEGRLTRVAARFAGPVRSMQARVGDQVRAGQVLAQVESNLSLSTYAIHSPITGVVLSRDAAAGDVVGEGAVLFEVADLSSLWVDLHVFGADASHIGVGSPVLVTRLGDGVSSQSRIERILPATATASQSTVARAVLANTDGLWRPGTAVRARITVDRAQVALAIPLTALQEMDGREVVFVRTGEEYSARAVQLGRRDAQRAEVLSGLATGEQVVVEQSYVIKADLEKSGAAHEH is encoded by the coding sequence ATGAAGACGTTGTTGACCGTAATCCTCCTGCCCGTCCTGTTGCTGGCGCTGGCCGCCTGCGGCGAGGGCGGCAAGACACCCACCCACGATCACGCGGACGACGACGGCAAAGCGCACGCCGCGGGCGAAGGCGAAGGCGGGCACGAAGAAACGTCCGACGAACACGCCAGTACGCGCATCGCCCGCGCCATCGCCGATCAATCCGGCATCCGCACGGCCGCCGTCGCGGCCGGCGAAATCGCCGACGAGCATGAAGTGCAGGGCCTGCTGACGCCCATTGAAGGCCGTCTGACGCGGGTAGCCGCGCGCTTTGCCGGTCCCGTGCGCAGCATGCAGGCGCGCGTCGGCGATCAGGTGCGCGCCGGCCAGGTGCTGGCGCAGGTGGAAAGCAACCTGAGCCTGTCCACTTACGCGATCCACTCGCCGATCACCGGTGTCGTGCTCAGCCGCGATGCGGCGGCAGGCGATGTAGTGGGCGAAGGCGCAGTGCTGTTCGAGGTCGCGGACCTGTCCTCGCTGTGGGTGGATCTGCATGTGTTTGGCGCCGACGCCAGCCATATCGGCGTGGGCTCGCCGGTGCTGGTCACGCGCCTGGGCGACGGCGTCAGCAGCCAGTCGCGGATCGAACGCATCCTGCCGGCCACCGCCACCGCCAGCCAGAGCACCGTGGCGCGCGCGGTCCTGGCGAACACCGATGGCCTGTGGCGACCGGGGACGGCAGTGCGTGCGCGCATCACCGTGGATCGCGCGCAGGTGGCGTTGGCCATTCCGCTGACGGCGCTGCAGGAAATGGACGGACGCGAGGTGGTGTTCGTGCGTACGGGCGAGGAGTACAGCGCGCGCGCCGTGCAGCTGGGGCGCCGCGATGCGCAGCGCGCCGAAGTGCTGTCGGGCCTGGCGACGGGCGAACAGGTGGTGGTGGAGCAGAGTTACGTGATCAAGGCCGACCTGGAGAAATCCGGCGCCGCGCACGAGCACTGA